The nucleotide sequence ATCACCAGCACGCCGGGCATAATGGGATATCCCGGGAAGTGCCCCTGAAAAAATGGCTCGTTGATGGTGACATTCTTAATGGCCACAATGCGTTCCCGGCGGCGCAATTCGATGATGCGGTCCAGCAGCAGGAAGGGGTAGCGATGCGGAATGATCTGCATGATCTGCAGGATATCCAGCGTGATCGGAGCGGGAGCCTCAGAAGACGCAGCCTCCGTGGACGCAGCTTCTGCGGTAGCAATCGAGTTGGGTGTCTCGTCCATTGAAATAGATCCGAGGCCAAAATTATAACTTATCTCGCGGCCCCTTCTGGTAGGCTACTGGGAAACAATGCCCACAGCAAAAAAAGTATCAGGCGTGCGTGAGCTGCTCGCCCGCATCGAACCGCGCGAGCACGACATGGTCGCGTTAGCCCAAAGGCTGGTGGAAATCGAGTCCCCCTCCTATGACAAGAAAGCTGTGGACATGCTGGGTCAGGCGCTGGCCGATGAATTCACCCGTATCGGCGCCCAAGTCAACTTCCATAAACAGTCCCAATTCGGCGACCATCTTCAGGCCAGCTTCAAGACTGCAGGCAACGACAATCCCTCCGTCCTCTTAATAGGACATATGGATACCGTGTGGAATTTGGGCACACTCAAATCCATGCCCTGCCGCGTCAGCGATGGGCGCGTTTGGGGGCCGGGAGTGCTCGATATGAAGGCCGGCATCGTGCAAATGATTTTTGCCCTGCGCGCACTTCGCGATGTGCACGGCGCTCCTCCGGGCAATGTCGAGGTACTGCTGGTGAGCGATGAAGAGGTTGGGAGCTTGTCGTCAAGAACGCTTACCGAGTCCGTGGCCAGGAACGCGCGCGCGGTTTTCGTGCTGGAGCCCTCGCAGGGACTTGAAGGAGCGCTCAAGACGGCGCGCAAAGGTGTGGGGGATTACACGGTCAAGGTCACGGGGAAGGCCTCGCATTCCGGCGTGGATTTTCGCGCCGGGGTCAGCGCCATCACCGAACTGGCCCACCAGATCAGCATTATTGAGAAGTTCACTGACCTAGAGCGTGGGCTTACCGTGAATCCCGGAGTGGTTCGTGGCGGCACCCGCAGCAACGTGGTCGCGGCAAAGGCTGAGGTCGAGGTGGATGTGCGCATCCAGAAGCTGGCCGACGCCAGGTTGATTGAAAAAAAATTCCGCAGTTTGAAGCCGCGCAATCGCCGCTCGAAACTGCATGTCAGCGGAGGGATCAACCGACCGCCCATGGAACGCAGCCCGGAAATCGCCGCCTGGTTTTCGACCGCTCGCAAGCTGGCGCAAGAAATGGGATGGAAGCTGCGTGAGGCTTCCACCGGCGGCGGCTCCGACG is from Terriglobales bacterium and encodes:
- a CDS encoding M20 family metallopeptidase; amino-acid sequence: MPTAKKVSGVRELLARIEPREHDMVALAQRLVEIESPSYDKKAVDMLGQALADEFTRIGAQVNFHKQSQFGDHLQASFKTAGNDNPSVLLIGHMDTVWNLGTLKSMPCRVSDGRVWGPGVLDMKAGIVQMIFALRALRDVHGAPPGNVEVLLVSDEEVGSLSSRTLTESVARNARAVFVLEPSQGLEGALKTARKGVGDYTVKVTGKASHSGVDFRAGVSAITELAHQISIIEKFTDLERGLTVNPGVVRGGTRSNVVAAKAEVEVDVRIQKLADARLIEKKFRSLKPRNRRSKLHVSGGINRPPMERSPEIAAWFSTARKLAQEMGWKLREASTGGGSDGNFTAALGIPTLDGLGAVGEGPHALNESVLIRELPRRAALLAGLITSA